DNA from Deltaproteobacteria bacterium:
ATACTCCCAGCTCTTCAAAAAGAACTAAAATAATAAAACTAGAACTGATGAAGTTGCTTGCAGGCGCTACCCATATATAGCCGCTACTACTTGCGAGTAACGCTAGCAAATTAATAAATGCGAAGAAAAATAGTCCGTTATAGGCTTTTAAAGGCCGCATAGAACAAAAACTATACACTCGATACGATATTGATTGCATCTTAAATTTGACGGATCTGACTATTTTGCGCTAGTGGCGTTAACCAAATGGGCTTCTCATGTGGAATCGTCGGTTTGCCCAATGTGGGCAAAAGTACTTTATTCAATGCGTTATCATCAGCTAAGGCTGAGGCACAAAATTTCCCTTTTTGTACCATCGAGCCTAATACCGGCATTGTACCGGTGCCAGATGAACGATTAGATAAGCTTGCGCAACTTTATAAACCTAAAAAAACCACACCTACCACTATTCGTTTTGTTGATATTGCTGGTCTGGTACGAGGCGCTTCACGAGGCGAGGGTCTCGGCAATCAGTTTCTCAGTCATATTCGCGAAGTTGATGCGATAGTAAACGTCGTGCGCTGTTTTACTGATGACAATGTTACCCATGTCGATGGTCGTATTGATCCAGCGGGCGATATTGAAACCATTCAAACTGAGCTGTGTCTAAAAGACCTCGAAAGCGTTAATCGCCGCCTTGATAAAGCTCGCAAGCAAGTTAAATCAGGGGATGCAGTAGAAAAATTAGCCCTCGAAGTTTGTGAGCAATTAATTCCGCTACTTGATAGCGGTCAACCAGCACGCCGCGCTGAGCTTGATGAAAAAAGCTCAGAGATTTTACAGCCACTCGCTCTGCTGACCATGAAACCCGTAATGTACATTGCTAATATCGATGAGAATTCGCTGGCTAATGCAGGCGCAAATGAGCATGTGCAAACCTTACGCAAGTTTGCCGCTAACGAAAACGCTGAAGTTGTAGAAATTTGCGCTGCCCTTGAAGCTCAAATTGCCGAGCTTGACCTGCAAGACCGTGATGCATTTCTAAAAAGCGTTGGCCTTAGCGAACCAGGTCTTAATCGCGTGATTCGTCATGGCTATCAATTGCTAAATTTAGTAACCTTTCTAACTGTCGGCCCCGATGAGTGTCGTGCTTGGACAGTTAAAAAAGGCGCAACCGCACCAGAGGCTGCCGGAGTAATTCATTCTGATTTTCAGCGCGGCTTTATTAGGGCTGAAGTTATCGATTGGCAAAAATTAGTCGCCCGCGGCAGCGAAGCCAAATGTCGTGAAGCTGGTGAGCTGAATATCGAAGGCAAAGATTATTTAGTACGTGATGGTGATGTAATGCACTTTCGTTTCAATGTTTAATATTTAATGTTATAGAACTTGTTTATACAACTCATTTAACTTTTAAATATCAAGATATGACATAGCGCAACTTGTCAAAACTCTATAACTCTGCTAGCCGTTTTGTATGCAAGAAAAACGTGCTGATCTTCATCCAGCAATTGCACAATTAATCAAGCAAGTAGTTACCGACGATAAAAATCAGGTTAGTTTTGCACCAGCGGCATTAGTTACTTGTCGGCGAATTTTGCTAAATGAGTTACTAGACGACGTTACGGCTTTTTTGCATTTGCTGGTTACTTGGTCACGTTTTTATGATACCAAAATTGAACCGGCAAGTACGCAATTATATGAATTAGTTAGACTATTTCCGCAGGTGCAAGAGGCCAAAAATAAAGAAGAATTATTGCGTCTTGGTCGCAAAGCCGCCACTATTGCTAAAGAAGACTCTTTAATGCGTATAACTTCAAACTTAAATGCGCCTCAGGGCAAAAGCGTGGGTTTGCGACCACAAAAAAAAAGAAGTTAAAATAATGCATAATTTTATTAACCCGCACGTTAATTAGTCGGGTATATTTTAAAACTATTCGCTAACGTCTCTTAATTTAAGCTGTAATTACTAAAAGGTGAGTAAAATGGCTCCACCTGTTTCTAGCAACAAACCGGACGTAACTCCCGAGTACCTAACCAAGCAATTTAAAAATGCTGAAAAGGAAGCAGCCAATTTAACTATAAAAACTACAAATCCTAAAAAGCTCGATGCAAGTAAAGCAGCTATTATTGTACAGGATTTATTAAGCAAAGGTATAGAAAACATTGAAATTACCAAAGCGATACGCGCTTTCCCTGCAACTGCAGAAGGTGAAACTCTACGAGCAGCTTATAGCGCTGCACTAAACGATAAAATTGGCGATATCCCAGCAAAGTACGTTCATACTATGCAAGAATATAAAGGAGTAAAAATCGGCCCCGCTGGTAATGAATCCAATTCTACAATCGATCACTCTGGGTGTACGGTTACTGGATTTGCCGATATTCTAAGTACTATTTTAGATAGAGAGATAACCCCAGCAGACGCCGCTAAATATGCTGATGCTAAAGGCCTCCTTACTAAAAAACAAGTACAAGCTGCAATAGCAGAAATAAACGAAACTAGTTCAGTAAATATTAGCTTTGCTTATTGGGATAAGGCAGATATCGCTGCTAATCTTGCTAAAGCTGAAGAACTGCCTCAAAACGCCACTACCACTACCTATCTACTTATTGGCGGAGATGTAAATTATAATTCAGCCAAAGATGGCATTAAATCAACTCCCCACTGGGTGGTTGCCACAGGTTATAGCATTGCTGAAAAAAATGGAAAAAAAGTTATTACCTACGAAGCTGTCGGCACTAGTCAAAATGACGACAAACGTTCCTTCTCTTCAGAACCACACGGCGCTACAGAAGTTGGCAAAGCCACAATAAATAAAATTTATGCCTTTACCGTAACTCCTAAAACACCACCTTCAACACAACCGGTTAGCTAAAGCAATTTACAAGCATTCATTTTCTCAGACCTCAATAATCACTATCTACTTTTTTTGCCGCTTGCCGAACCAGTAGAGCATAAGCTACTAAATTATGGACACCCCCTCGTTATCCGCTGTGGTTAACTTAATTGGCAGCGGTTAAGATGGAGATTACCATGACAAATCCTTTGGTAACCGCCAATTCGCTACAAGCTAAAAAACGCCGCAGCGAAAAAATCGTCATTATCACTGCTTATGATGCAACTTTTGCAGCTTTATTTGATAATACTGAAGTTGACGCGCTTCTAGTGGGCGACTCATTAGGTATGGTAATTCAAGGTCACCCCAATA
Protein-coding regions in this window:
- the ychF gene encoding redox-regulated ATPase YchF → MGFSCGIVGLPNVGKSTLFNALSSAKAEAQNFPFCTIEPNTGIVPVPDERLDKLAQLYKPKKTTPTTIRFVDIAGLVRGASRGEGLGNQFLSHIREVDAIVNVVRCFTDDNVTHVDGRIDPAGDIETIQTELCLKDLESVNRRLDKARKQVKSGDAVEKLALEVCEQLIPLLDSGQPARRAELDEKSSEILQPLALLTMKPVMYIANIDENSLANAGANEHVQTLRKFAANENAEVVEICAALEAQIAELDLQDRDAFLKSVGLSEPGLNRVIRHGYQLLNLVTFLTVGPDECRAWTVKKGATAPEAAGVIHSDFQRGFIRAEVIDWQKLVARGSEAKCREAGELNIEGKDYLVRDGDVMHFRFNV